A genomic window from Pseudomonadales bacterium includes:
- a CDS encoding GNAT family N-acetyltransferase yields the protein MNIRIATVTDLNDLVRLNDQIQRQHAEQYPEEFKYPANSKEVAKFFATLIESDTDTVLVASNETGVYAYLYYEIQRIPENTFKYAKSRYYIHHVLVDSSVRRSGTASALFAKVEGRARPEGIAHIALDTWMLNKEAHDFFEWKGFTVTQLLFSKMLN from the coding sequence ATGAATATTAGAATTGCAACCGTCACCGATTTGAACGATCTAGTTCGACTCAACGACCAGATACAGCGTCAACACGCTGAACAGTACCCTGAAGAATTCAAATATCCAGCTAACTCAAAGGAGGTTGCGAAATTTTTCGCAACACTGATTGAAAGTGACACTGATACGGTTTTGGTCGCCTCCAATGAAACCGGCGTCTACGCCTACCTCTACTATGAAATACAACGCATACCTGAAAACACGTTTAAATATGCTAAATCCAGATACTACATCCATCATGTGTTGGTAGATTCATCAGTTCGTCGCTCTGGAACGGCATCCGCTCTATTCGCGAAAGTAGAAGGACGTGCTCGACCGGAAGGTATCGCCCATATCGCTCTGGATACTTGGATGCTGAACAAAGAGGCTCACGACTTCTTTGAGTGGAAGGGTTTCACAGTAACTCAGCTGCTTTTTTCAAAGATGCTCAACTAA
- a CDS encoding phosphotransferase family protein — translation MSVSEEFQTRLERVLIREIGGCEGLKSVERLSGGASQETYRIVITEATGERRLCMRRAPGGVVVQSEVRVAPGLATEALLMDCARRAGVPEPEVHYVLKESDELGEGFIMQWLDGEALGARIARSPDLAKVRERLAFECGRIMARIHAIDLDQTGLRERLETAPPEYFVNQTWERYKLLNTPQPMIDYTGRWLMEHLPENYASTLVHNDFRNGNFMVDESGIVAVLDWEIAHIGDPMRDLGWICTNSWRFGKSELPVGGFGTREDLFAGYEAETGRPVDADHVKFWEVFGSFWWAVGCLGMAEHFRSGPDKTVERPAIGRRSSECQVDCVNLLIPGPVDLVAPADLDDGVDMPRADELLSSVRDFLHGDVMSSSSGRTNFLARVAGNSLDIVLRELAIGPGHRQLEEEKLRRLFSSAADRVTLRRRLVNELRDGTMTLDKAELVDYLRSSVVNQIAIDQPKYSGYKTALSNAGLQSG, via the coding sequence ATGAGTGTGTCCGAAGAGTTCCAGACCCGTCTCGAGCGGGTTCTGATTCGGGAAATCGGCGGCTGCGAGGGTCTCAAATCCGTGGAGCGCCTCTCCGGAGGCGCCAGCCAGGAAACCTATCGCATCGTCATCACCGAAGCGACCGGTGAGCGGCGGCTGTGCATGCGGCGGGCCCCGGGCGGGGTTGTTGTGCAATCCGAGGTAAGGGTGGCACCGGGTCTGGCAACCGAAGCGCTGCTGATGGATTGTGCACGCAGGGCGGGTGTACCTGAACCCGAGGTGCACTACGTGCTCAAGGAGTCGGACGAACTCGGCGAAGGCTTCATCATGCAGTGGCTCGACGGCGAGGCACTGGGCGCACGCATCGCCCGTTCACCCGACCTGGCAAAGGTGCGCGAAAGGCTTGCCTTCGAGTGCGGCCGCATCATGGCGCGCATTCACGCCATCGATCTGGATCAGACCGGATTGCGCGAACGGCTTGAAACCGCACCGCCGGAGTACTTCGTCAACCAGACCTGGGAGCGCTACAAGCTGCTCAACACGCCTCAGCCGATGATCGACTACACGGGTCGCTGGCTCATGGAGCATCTGCCGGAAAACTATGCGTCCACCCTGGTGCACAATGATTTCCGCAACGGCAATTTCATGGTGGACGAAAGTGGCATCGTCGCCGTGCTCGACTGGGAGATCGCGCATATCGGGGATCCCATGCGGGATCTCGGCTGGATCTGCACCAACTCCTGGCGTTTCGGGAAATCAGAACTGCCCGTGGGCGGCTTCGGCACCAGGGAAGATCTGTTTGCCGGCTACGAGGCTGAAACCGGTCGGCCGGTGGATGCGGACCATGTGAAATTCTGGGAAGTGTTCGGCTCTTTCTGGTGGGCGGTCGGCTGCCTTGGCATGGCCGAACATTTCCGCAGTGGTCCGGACAAGACCGTGGAGCGTCCGGCGATCGGCCGGCGTTCATCAGAGTGCCAGGTGGATTGTGTCAATCTGCTGATTCCCGGTCCGGTGGATCTGGTGGCCCCTGCCGATCTCGACGACGGTGTCGACATGCCGCGAGCGGACGAACTGCTATCGAGCGTGCGCGATTTCCTCCATGGCGATGTCATGTCGTCCAGCAGCGGTCGCACGAACTTTCTCGCCCGGGTGGCCGGTAATTCCCTCGACATTGTCCTGCGTGAACTGGCGATTGGTCCCGGCCATCGGCAGCTCGAAGAGGAGAAGCTGCGCAGACTGTTTTCCAGCGCAGCGGATCGAGTGACTCTGCGCCGACGACTGGTAAATGAATTGCGGGACGGCACCATGACGCTGGACAAGGCGGAACTGGTCGATTACCTGCGCAGTTCCGTGGTTAATCAGATTGCCATCGATCAGCCGAAGTACTCGGGGTATAAGACCGCGCTGAGCAATGCCGGTTTGCAGTCCGGGTGA
- a CDS encoding acyl-CoA dehydrogenase family protein: MDFDIPEDIATLLKRLDDFIEKVIKPLEQQDDNIRFFDHRREDARTDWERGGLPNEEWEQLLFKAKRLADEAGFYRYPLAKEYGGMNGTNLGMAIIREHLAVKGLGLHNDLQNEHSIVGNNVGLLLMLQYGTEEQKAEWVNDLAEGRKGFAFGITEPNHGSDATHMETSAVREGDEWIINGEKTWNTGIHKAQYDMVMARTSGKQGDGDGITAFLTPMKAEGVKIEEMLWTFNMPTDHGRVSFTNVRVPHGSIFGGEGRGLQVVQHFFNENRIRQAASSLGAAQFCVTESVKYAMERKPFGKPLSSNQGIQFPLVELQTQCEMLRALIHKTAWLMDKNGAFSVSDKVSMCNYWANRLCCQAADQAMQVHGGLGYSRHKPFEHIYRHHRRYRITEGAEEIQMRRIAGYMFGYMKQRAPKGVKEV; this comes from the coding sequence ATGGATTTCGATATTCCTGAAGACATCGCCACTCTGCTCAAGCGGCTCGACGATTTCATTGAGAAAGTCATCAAGCCGCTGGAACAGCAGGATGACAACATCCGCTTCTTCGACCATCGCCGCGAAGACGCGCGCACGGACTGGGAGCGCGGCGGTCTGCCCAATGAAGAGTGGGAGCAGCTGCTCTTCAAAGCCAAACGTCTGGCGGATGAGGCCGGTTTCTACCGGTATCCGCTCGCCAAGGAATACGGCGGCATGAACGGTACCAATCTGGGTATGGCCATCATCCGCGAGCATCTGGCCGTCAAGGGTCTGGGCCTGCACAACGATCTGCAGAACGAACACTCGATCGTGGGCAACAATGTCGGTCTGCTGCTCATGCTCCAGTACGGCACTGAAGAACAGAAAGCGGAGTGGGTAAACGATCTGGCGGAAGGCCGCAAAGGCTTCGCCTTTGGTATTACCGAGCCGAATCACGGCTCGGATGCGACCCACATGGAAACCTCTGCGGTCCGTGAAGGGGACGAGTGGATCATCAATGGTGAGAAGACCTGGAACACGGGAATTCACAAGGCCCAGTACGACATGGTGATGGCCCGTACCAGCGGCAAGCAGGGCGACGGCGATGGCATCACTGCTTTTCTTACCCCGATGAAGGCCGAAGGGGTGAAGATCGAAGAGATGCTGTGGACCTTCAACATGCCCACCGATCACGGTCGGGTGTCCTTCACCAATGTGCGGGTGCCCCACGGATCCATCTTCGGTGGGGAAGGGCGTGGCCTGCAGGTGGTGCAGCACTTCTTCAATGAAAACCGCATCCGCCAGGCCGCATCGAGCCTCGGGGCTGCCCAGTTCTGTGTCACCGAATCGGTGAAATACGCCATGGAGCGCAAGCCTTTCGGCAAACCCCTGTCCAGCAATCAGGGTATTCAGTTTCCGCTGGTGGAGCTGCAGACCCAGTGCGAGATGCTGCGGGCGCTCATCCACAAGACCGCCTGGCTGATGGATAAGAATGGCGCGTTTTCCGTCTCGGATAAGGTCTCCATGTGTAACTACTGGGCGAACCGCCTCTGCTGTCAGGCTGCGGATCAGGCGATGCAGGTACACGGCGGGCTTGGCTACTCGCGCCACAAGCCCTTCGAACACATCTATCGGCATCACCGCCGCTACCGCATCACCGAGGGAGCGGAAGAAATCCAGATGCGCCGCATCGCCGGCTACATGTTCGGTTACATGAAGCAGCGCGCACCGAAAGGGGTGAAGGAAGTCTGA
- a CDS encoding amidohydrolase family protein, with protein sequence MNMRGCCGWILAVLATLTASCPAHAARFDVEPGEEGPALAASLGVGLPAPAPERQEGSGPFDSLLIRNVMLINGEGAPPQGPVDVHIRGGHIYSIERPGQTAPASATEELDARGMYALPGFVDSHAHIGTIGQGLTGDLTPPEYVFKLWLAHGITTVREVGAGMGLKWTLDHRRRSASGAITAPRLVVHAMFPGGRITDPEAARQWVRAVRRTGADGVKLRGGRGEALEAVMAETQKLGMGTSHHHDQTAVYKVNVLTSARMGLDSMEHWYGLPEALFEDRTVQDYPPDYNYSDEQWRFSEAGRLWAQAAAPGSEKWNAVRDELLALDFTLVPTFTIYEANRDVARARDAEWHRDYTWPGLKRFFLPDPRLHGSYHFDWTTADEVAWRDNFQRWMRFVNDYKNHGGRVAAGSDAGFIFKLFGFAYIRELEMLQEAGFHPLEVLQAATFNGARLLGLENEIGSLVPGKRADLVLVAGNPVQNFKLLYGTGHMRLNRETGALERAGGVAWTIRDGIVFDAKALLQDVRDMVSAQTEREAGTPAAGATPEPARY encoded by the coding sequence ATGAATATGAGGGGATGCTGCGGCTGGATCCTGGCGGTTCTGGCCACTCTGACGGCGTCCTGCCCGGCACACGCAGCCCGGTTCGATGTCGAGCCTGGTGAGGAAGGCCCGGCGCTGGCAGCGTCACTGGGTGTTGGGCTGCCCGCTCCGGCACCGGAGCGACAGGAGGGATCGGGCCCATTTGATTCTCTGCTGATCCGCAATGTGATGCTGATCAATGGGGAGGGGGCGCCACCCCAGGGTCCGGTAGACGTCCACATTCGCGGCGGACACATCTACAGCATCGAGCGGCCGGGACAGACCGCACCGGCGTCTGCAACCGAAGAACTGGACGCCCGCGGCATGTACGCCCTGCCTGGCTTCGTCGATTCTCATGCCCACATCGGCACCATCGGTCAGGGCCTCACCGGCGATCTGACACCGCCGGAATACGTCTTCAAGCTCTGGCTCGCCCACGGCATCACCACCGTGCGGGAGGTTGGCGCCGGCATGGGATTGAAGTGGACGCTCGATCACAGGCGCCGCAGTGCAAGTGGCGCAATCACCGCACCCCGCCTGGTGGTCCATGCAATGTTTCCCGGTGGTCGGATCACCGATCCGGAAGCGGCGCGGCAGTGGGTGCGTGCGGTCAGGCGTACTGGTGCAGATGGGGTGAAACTGCGTGGTGGCCGGGGCGAAGCACTCGAGGCGGTGATGGCGGAGACTCAGAAGCTCGGCATGGGCACCTCGCATCATCACGACCAGACTGCCGTCTACAAGGTCAACGTGCTCACCAGCGCCCGCATGGGCCTCGACAGCATGGAGCACTGGTACGGCCTGCCCGAGGCACTGTTCGAAGACCGCACCGTGCAGGACTATCCGCCGGACTACAACTATTCCGACGAGCAGTGGCGCTTCTCGGAAGCGGGTCGACTGTGGGCGCAGGCGGCCGCGCCAGGCTCGGAGAAATGGAATGCGGTGCGGGACGAGCTGCTCGCCCTCGATTTCACACTGGTACCGACATTCACCATCTACGAGGCCAACCGGGACGTGGCCAGGGCGCGGGACGCGGAATGGCACCGTGACTACACCTGGCCCGGTCTGAAACGCTTCTTCCTGCCCGACCCGCGGCTGCATGGCTCCTACCACTTCGACTGGACCACCGCCGACGAAGTGGCCTGGCGGGACAACTTCCAGCGCTGGATGCGCTTCGTGAACGACTACAAGAACCACGGCGGCAGGGTTGCGGCGGGCTCGGATGCGGGCTTCATCTTCAAACTGTTCGGCTTCGCCTACATCCGGGAGCTGGAGATGCTGCAGGAAGCGGGTTTCCATCCGCTCGAAGTTCTGCAGGCGGCCACCTTCAATGGTGCCCGGCTGCTCGGCCTGGAGAATGAGATCGGCTCCCTGGTGCCCGGGAAGCGGGCGGATCTGGTGCTGGTCGCGGGCAATCCGGTGCAGAACTTCAAACTGCTCTACGGCACCGGCCACATGCGTCTGAATCGGGAAACCGGCGCCCTCGAACGGGCAGGCGGGGTCGCCTGGACGATCCGGGATGGCATTGTTTTCGATGCGAAAGCGCTGCTGCAGGATGTCCGCGACATGGTGTCTGCCCAGACGGAACGGGAAGCCGGGACCCCGGCTGCGGGGGCGACCCCTGAACCCGCCCGATACTGA
- a CDS encoding class I adenylate-forming enzyme family protein — MYRELRQVWNELIAEGSPFAISEIEVRGNRIKAYTAAPPSLREVWLASKQFAARDYLVYEDERITYAEAHRQVASIAQWLVNHGVGSGDRVAIAMRNYPEWLLAYWATVSIGATVVGVNAWWIGPELVYGLNDSKPTVLIGDAERLERVFEHIDEIPAMSIVGVRIPGGVPSGVIDWQELTGANVELPEAAIDPDSDACIFYTSGTTGHPKGAQLTHRGCVNNIMNLAFWGQCLALFAQRQGKAPPPPDPANPPIMAGLITTPLFHVTANNCLAHGATLNGGKLVHMYKWDALEALKIIEREKITNFTGVPVMSRELISHPDFDKYDTSSLLSVGGGGAQLQPDLVGKIDSSVKTARPGTGYGMTETCGIITSIGGDFFVDKPESCGPAMPNFDVKCVDDEGNTVGPGQVGELWVKGGSVIRGYLNRPDATAESITDGWLHTGDVARLDENGFIFIVDRKKDMVLRGGENVYCAEVESAIFDHPAVSECSVFGVPDDRLGEEVGVAIFRNPGAKVDAAAIRAHCKARISSHKIPRYIWFVDAPLPRNANGKFLKRELREMLDPAGAL, encoded by the coding sequence ATGTATCGGGAACTGCGTCAGGTATGGAACGAACTGATAGCCGAGGGCAGTCCGTTTGCCATCTCTGAAATCGAGGTCCGTGGCAACCGGATCAAGGCCTACACTGCCGCGCCACCGAGTCTGCGGGAGGTGTGGCTGGCCTCGAAGCAGTTCGCCGCGCGCGACTATCTGGTCTACGAAGATGAGCGCATCACCTACGCAGAGGCGCATCGCCAGGTCGCTTCGATCGCACAGTGGCTCGTAAATCACGGAGTCGGCAGCGGCGACCGGGTGGCCATCGCGATGCGGAACTATCCGGAGTGGCTGCTCGCCTACTGGGCGACGGTGAGTATCGGCGCCACCGTGGTCGGCGTGAACGCCTGGTGGATCGGCCCGGAACTCGTCTACGGTCTCAACGATTCAAAACCCACCGTGCTGATCGGGGACGCAGAGCGGCTGGAGCGGGTTTTCGAACATATCGACGAGATTCCCGCAATGAGCATCGTGGGCGTGCGCATCCCGGGTGGCGTACCCAGCGGGGTAATCGACTGGCAGGAACTTACCGGCGCGAATGTTGAGCTGCCGGAAGCGGCGATCGATCCGGACAGCGACGCCTGCATCTTCTACACCTCAGGCACCACCGGCCATCCGAAAGGCGCCCAGCTTACCCACCGGGGCTGTGTGAACAACATCATGAACCTGGCTTTCTGGGGCCAGTGCCTGGCGCTGTTCGCACAGCGGCAGGGTAAGGCCCCACCGCCGCCGGATCCGGCCAATCCGCCGATCATGGCCGGTCTCATCACGACACCGCTGTTTCATGTCACCGCCAATAACTGCCTCGCCCATGGTGCGACCCTCAACGGCGGCAAGCTGGTGCACATGTACAAATGGGACGCCCTGGAAGCGCTGAAAATCATCGAGCGCGAAAAGATCACCAATTTTACCGGCGTGCCGGTGATGTCCCGGGAGCTCATTTCTCATCCGGATTTCGACAAGTACGATACTTCCTCCCTGCTCTCGGTTGGCGGCGGCGGTGCCCAGCTGCAACCGGACCTGGTGGGCAAGATCGACAGCAGTGTCAAAACCGCCAGACCCGGCACCGGCTATGGCATGACCGAGACCTGCGGCATCATCACTTCCATCGGTGGTGACTTCTTTGTCGATAAGCCCGAGAGTTGCGGGCCGGCAATGCCGAACTTCGATGTGAAGTGCGTGGATGATGAAGGCAACACCGTCGGTCCCGGCCAGGTTGGTGAACTCTGGGTCAAAGGCGGCAGTGTGATTCGCGGCTACCTGAACCGGCCGGACGCAACAGCCGAATCCATCACCGATGGCTGGCTGCATACCGGCGATGTGGCGCGTCTCGATGAAAACGGCTTCATATTCATCGTCGACCGGAAAAAGGACATGGTCCTGCGCGGCGGTGAGAACGTGTACTGCGCGGAAGTGGAAAGCGCGATATTCGACCACCCGGCAGTATCCGAGTGCAGCGTGTTCGGGGTGCCGGACGATCGACTCGGTGAAGAAGTCGGTGTGGCCATATTCCGCAATCCCGGCGCAAAGGTCGATGCGGCCGCGATACGCGCTCACTGCAAGGCGCGGATATCCAGTCACAAGATCCCGCGCTACATCTGGTTCGTGGATGCCCCCCTGCCACGCAATGCCAATGGTAAATTCCTGAAGCGTGAGCTTCGGGAAATGCTCGA